A segment of the Candidatus Nealsonbacteria bacterium genome:
ATTTTATTGCTGAAAAAAACAGCCGGGGAGCGATAGATTTTTTAAATGAGACGCTGGAAAAAGGATACGACCCCAAGGAGTTTGCCAAAACTCTTATTGAATACTTGAGGCAAGTTCTGCTTTTTAAAATTGATTCCGGCTTGCAAAATCCCTTACTTTTAAGCTTAAGCGAGGATGAAAAAATAAAATTTCAAAATCAGATTAAAAATTTTGAAGAAAAAGATATTTTAAAAATGCTAAATCTTTTTATTGAGGCCCAGGAAAAAATGCGATATTCATCAATTATCCAGCTTCCTCTGGAGCTGGCGCTTATTGAAGCTATCAACTCAAGATGAAAAAAGGATTTATAATCTTTCAAATAGACGGGTTTTCTTTAGGCGACCTTATGGGGGCGATAGAAAGGGGAAATACCCCCTTTTTAAGATATTTGGTTAAAAACCAAAAATTTAAAATTCATAAAACCTATTGCGGGCTTTCACCTTTAAAAAGATTGGTATGTCTGATGTATGGGAAAGAGGAAGATTTTCCCGGATTGACCTGGTTTGATAAGAAAAAAAATAGGTTTGTCAGTATGTACGACCTTAATGACATTAAAGAGTTTGATAAAAAATTGAAAGGCGGGATTTTTCAGGGCGGGGCAACCGTTGGTGCCGTTTTTTCCGGTGGGTCCAAAGAAAGCTTGGGTTCGGTCGCCAACATAAATGGTCCTTCGCTTGCTGCGCTTTTGAGTTCTTTTTCAAAATTGGAAATATTTTTTTATTTAATTTCCGCTGTTTTTGCGATAATAATAGACCTTATTGTCGCCTTATTTACCAGATTGAAAAAAGGAGCTTTTTTTGAAGGAGTTTTTATAGAAAAAATTTTACATGTTTATACTTCAGAATTAGCTCAAAGAGCCGTTAAAAGAGGGACTCCTTCTTTGTATGTT
Coding sequences within it:
- a CDS encoding alkaline phosphatase family protein; amino-acid sequence: MKKGFIIFQIDGFSLGDLMGAIERGNTPFLRYLVKNQKFKIHKTYCGLSPLKRLVCLMYGKEEDFPGLTWFDKKKNRFVSMYDLNDIKEFDKKLKGGIFQGGATVGAVFSGGSKESLGSVANINGPSLAALLSSFSKLEIFFYLISAVFAIIIDLIVALFTRLKKGAFFEGVFIEKILHVYTSELAQRAVKRGTPSLYVNFTAFDRRSHRLGKNNILTKLTIKNIDNEIKKIYDLANKTNLINYDFFVITDHGQIQSLPFKDYFKKSLKETIKSNLKTEVIDGTDAEKGMIIHQVEELLNDIRWLKRISWFLRLRFDLTNAFI